In Humulus lupulus chromosome 7, drHumLupu1.1, whole genome shotgun sequence, the following are encoded in one genomic region:
- the LOC133790236 gene encoding spermidine hydroxycinnamoyl transferase-like gives MGGVKKKDCCVVKPAEETWTGSVPLSELDQSGAIIHVSTIHFYQTPSSDLIPTTLKQSLARVLVPFYPLAGRLSRIHGPHHRLQLNCNAHGVNFIEAESEFTLDHFLGTHHHHDQSPSPSADQYTQLKPTVDYTLPIEERPIMIAQLTRFACGGITLCSSFSHAVIGGQSIGVFLTEWARFARGEVCVKTEPFHDRSVLGVRNPSSSRAPHFDHAEEFSQLPALAEGTKKKKSSNKAMTLRISKEQMETLKAAANEGRDTSTRAYTRYEALTGHIWKCACKARKLKTEQATGLEVYVDVRNRLEPPLPSGYFGNSSIGVLAVCNAGEIMVKPLEYAASRVRGAIDKGSRSEYVWSYIDHLKSEKDLSKLQDVSVYGNPNMSVSSWTRIPLYGIDFGWGKEVYTGPGSQRVDGDTVILSSCTGDGSLLVSLCLEALYMASFQNHFYNDIP, from the coding sequence ATGGGAGGTGTGAAGAAAAAAGATTGCTGTGTGGTAAAGCCAGCAGAGGAAACATGGACAGGTTCCGTACCTCTATCAGAGTTAGATCAATCTGGTGCAATAATTCATGTATCAACTATCCATTTTTATCAAACACCCTCCTCCGATCTCATCCCCACTACCCTTAAACAATCGCTGGCTCGAGTTTTAGTTCCTTTCTATCCACTCGCTGGTCGCTTAAGCCGAATCCACGGACCGCACCATCGTCTACAACTCAACTGCAACGCCCATGGAGTTAACTTCATTGAAGCTGAGTCTGAATTCACACTCGACCATTTCTTGGGGACTCATCATCATCATGACCAGTCTCCTTCTCCTTCAGCTGATCAATATACTCAACTCAAACCCACCGTAGATTACACCCTCCCCATCGAAGAGCGACCTATAATGATAGCCCAACTCACGAGGTTCGCTTGTGGCGGCATCACTCTCTGCTCGAGCTTTTCCCATGCTGTTATTGGTGGTCAGAGTATCGGTGTCTTCCTCACGGAGTGGGCCAGATTCGCTCGAGGTGAAGTTTGCGTGAAAACGGAGCCGTTTCACGACCGAAGTGTCCTGGGAGTAAGAAATCCTTCGTCGAGTCGTGCTCCGCATTTTGACCATGCCGAAGAGTTCAGTCAACTACCGGCGCTAGCAGAAGgcacgaagaagaagaagagtagtaACAAGGCAATGACACTAAGAATTAGTAAAGAACAAATGGAAACACTAAAGGCAGCGGCGAATGAGGGCCGAGACACCTCGACTCGTGCCTATACTCGATACGAGGCGTTGACGGGGCACATATGGAAATGCGCGTGCAAGGCCAGAAAGCTTAAGACGGAACAGGCGACGGGTTTAGAAGTTTACGTTGATGTGCGTAACCGCCTAGAGCCACCGCTGCCATCCGGGTACTTCGGCAACAGCTCGATCGGAGTTCTGGCCGTGTGTAATGCCGGGGAGATAATGGTGAAGCCATTAGAGTACGCAGCGAGCAGAGTGAGAGGAGCCATTGATAAGGGAAGTAGAAGTGAGTACGTCTGGTCCTATATTGACCATTTGAAGAGTGAGAAAGACTTGAGCAAGTTACAAGATGTTTCTGTATATGGTAACCCAAATATGAGTGTTTCGAGTTGGACGAGGATACCCTTGTACGGAATAGATTTCGGTTGGGGAAAGGAAGTCTACACAGGTCCTGGAAGCCAGCGTGTTGATGGAGACACAGTCATTCTCTCGAGTTGCACTGGCGATGGGTCTTTGCTTGTGTCCTTGTGTTTGGAAGCTCTGTATATGGCTTCCTTCCAGAATCACTTCTACAATGACATACCGTGA